The Macaca nemestrina isolate mMacNem1 chromosome 12, mMacNem.hap1, whole genome shotgun sequence genome contains a region encoding:
- the LOC105484323 gene encoding serine/arginine-rich splicing factor 8-like, with amino-acid sequence MSCSRPPPDVDGMITLKVDNLTYRTSPDSLRRVFEKYGRVGDVYIPREHHTKAPRGFAFVRFHNRRDAEDAEDAMDGAELDGRELRVQMARYGRRDLPRSSQEEPRGRSGGGRSGLRSRSPRRRHRSRSRGPSSSRSRSRSHYGGSRYSRSPYSRSPFRRSRYSRSPYRRSHCRGSRYSQSYSRHHYSRSPYRESRYRRSPYIRSSCNRSLYNRSHSKSGSGSRSPSTSKSSSVRRSKSSSISRSCSRSRSRSTSRSTTPISKRKSKSRS; translated from the coding sequence ATGAGTTGCAGCCGCCCCCCTCCCGACGTGGACGGCATGATCACCCTCAAGGTGGACAACCTGACCTACCGGACCTCTCCCGACAGCCTGAGGCGCGTGTTCGAGAAGTACGGGCGCGTGGGCGACGTGTATATCCCGCGGGAGCACCACACCAAGGCGCCCCGGGGCTTCGCCTTCGTCCGCTTTCACAACCGGCGCGACGCGGAAGACGCCGAGGACGCCATGGACGGGGCGGAGCTGGATGGACGCGAGCTGCGGGTGCAGATGGCGCGCTATGGCCGCCGGGACTTGCCCCGCAGCAGCCAGGAAGAGCCGCGCGGCAGGTCCGGAGGCGGCCGCTCCGGACTGCGGAGCCGCAGCCCCAGGCGGCGACACCGCAGCCGATCCCGGGGTCCCAGCTCCTCTAGGTCCCGCAGCAGATCTCACTATGGGGGGTCTCGCTATAGCCGGTCTCCCTACAGCCGATCTCCCTTCAGGAGATCTCGCTACAGCCGATCTCCCTACAGACGATCTCATTGCAGAGGATCTCGCTACAGTCAATCTTACAGCCGGCATCACTACAGCCGATCTCCCTACAGGGAATCTCGCTACAGGAGGTCTCCCTACATCCGGTCTTCCTGCAACAGGTCTCTCTACAACCGCTCTCACTCGAAGTCTGGGTCTGGCTCTCGCTCTCCATCAACCTCCAAATCCAGCTCTGTGCGAAGATCCAAGTCCTCCTCCATCTCCAGATCTTGCTCAAGGTCCAGGTCTAGATCTACGTCCCGGAGTACTACCCCCATATCCAAGAGGAAATCCAAGTCCAGGTCGTGA
- the LOC105484322 gene encoding probable lysine-specific demethylase 4F, producing MKSAHSSPQNTSHTIMTFYPTMEEFTDFNKYVAYMESQGAHRAGLAKVIPPKEWKARKTYDDIEDILVATPLQQVTSGQAGVFTQYHKKKKAMTVGKYRHLANSKKHQTPPHQNFADLEQQYWKSHPGNPPIYGADISGSLFEESTKPWNLGHLGTILDLLEQECGVVIEGVNTPYLYFGMWKTTFAWHTEDMDLYSINYLHFGEPKTWYVVPPEHGQRLERLARELFPGISRDCEGFLRHKVALISPTVLKKNGIPFNRMTQEAGEFMVTFPYGYHAGFNHGFNCAEAINFATPRWIDYGKVASQCSCGEARVTFSMDAFIRILQPESYELWKHKQDLTVVDHTEPRVAENQEVSTWREDIALRRAALGLRRLRNHITSCPIQTVAPGLCYKPKGHGTDAVPGSAFQTLETSARILPPSTGRRGRGRRPRELGTEATTVPSAAKRRLSVGTGSRAPGRKPQLQFADEALTDKPAPLSSDLPHFAKASGCCCAPDLQPLGPPLDPDEPMHPGPCLLSLDSTATSLPDVVTMTPSNVTVPLITLSRDTGGDWKSLENLAKVAAMDHSYASRVLTPTEFSRISWAPDSSAGAKDRQRYDAKSGDIFLQCMINPLDPWLLNRVPNVK from the coding sequence ATGAAGTCTGCGCACTCCAGTCCCCAGAACACAAGTCATACCATCATGACTTTTTACCCGACCATGGAAGAATTTACAGATTTCAACAAATATGTTGCTTACATGGAGTCCCAAGGCGCACACCGAGCTGGCCTTGCCAAGGTAATTCCACCCAAGGAATGGAAAGCCAGAAAGACTTACGATGATATCGAAGACATCTTAGTAGCCACTCCCCTCCAGCAGGTGACCTCTGGACAGGCAGGGGTGTTTACTCAataccataaaaagaaaaaagccatgaCTGTGGGGAAGTATCGCCACTTGGCAAACAGTAAAAAACATCAGACTCCACCACACCAGAATTTTGCAGATTTGGAGCAACAGTACTGGAAGAGCCACCCCGGTAATCCACCAATTTATGGTGCTGATATCAGCGGCTCCTTAtttgaagaaagcactaaaccaTGGAACCTAGGACACCTGGGAACAATTCTGGACCTGCTGGAGCAGGAATGTGGGGTTGTCATCGAGGGTGTCAACACACCCTACCTGTACTTTGGCATGTGGAAGACCACGTTCGCTTGGCACACGGAGGACATGGATCTTTATAGCATCAACTACCTGCACTTTGGGGAGCCCAAAACTTGGTACGTGGTGCCCCCAGAACATGGTCAGCGCCTGGAACGCCTGGCCAGGGAGCTCTTCCCAGGCATTTCCCGGGACTGTGAGGGCTTCCTGCGGCACAAGGTGGCCCTCATCTCGCCAACAGTTCTCAAAAAGAACGGGATCCCCTTCAATCGCATGACTCAAGAGGCTGGGGAGTTCATGGTGACCTTTCCCTATGGCTACCATGCTGGCTTCAACCATGGCTTCAACTGCGCAGAGGCCATCAACTTTGCCACTCCACGATGGATTGATTATGGCAAAGTGGCTTCACAGTGTAGCTGTGGGGAGGCGAGAGTGACCTTTTCCATGGACGCCTTCATACGCATCCTGCAACCAGAGAGCTATGAGCTCTGGAAACACAAGCAAGACTTGACCGTTGTGGATCACACAGAGCCCAGGGTTGCAGAAAACCAAGAGGTGAGCACCTGGAGGGAGGACATAGCACTTAGGAGAGCTGCTCTGGGCCTGAGGCGTCTCCGGAACCACATAACCAGCTGTCCCATACAGACTGTGGCCCCAGGGCTCTGTTACAAGCCAAAGGGCCATGGTACCGATGCTGTGCCTGGATCTGCATTCCAAACCCTGGAGACGTCAGCCCGGATTCTTCCCCCTTCCACTGGAAGACGGGGTCGTGGTCGCCGTCCTCGAGAACTGGGGACTGAGGCGACAACTGTTCCGTCTGCAGCTAAGAGGCGCCTCTCAGTGGGGACAGGGAGCAGAGCTCCAGGCCGCAAACCTCAGCTCCAGTTCGCCGATGAAGCTTTGACAGACAAACCCGCACCTTTGAGCAGTGACCTTCCGCATTTTGCCAAGGCTTCTGGCTGCTGTTGTGCCCCTGATCTTCAACCCCTGGGGCCCCCACTGGATCCTGATGAACCCATGCACCCTGGCCCCTGCCTATTATCCCTCGACAGCACTGCTACTAGTCTTCCTGATGTTGTCACCATGACTCCTTCCAATGTCACTGTGCCTTTGATTACATTGTCCAGGGACACCGGTGGGGACTGGAAATCCCTGGAGAACCTGGCCAAGGTTGCAGCAATGGACCACTCTTATGCCTCTAGGGTTCTGACCCCAACTGAGTTTTCCAGGATCTCCTGGGCCCCCGACTCATCTGCTGGGGCTAAAGACAGGCAGAGATACGATGCTAAATCTGGGGATATTTTCCTCCAATGCATGATCAATCCTCTGGACCCATGGCTATTGAATAGGGTGCCAAATGTCAAGTGA